In Episyrphus balteatus chromosome 4, idEpiBalt1.1, whole genome shotgun sequence, the sequence cataccaagaaccctaagctcttcgcgacagcaagaaacaagctttgacttgattaaggtggcagaaatcgcttttattgccgcttggctatcaatgaaaaaggtgatgtcagcaggtgatatcgccatcatggatatttgtttagcagcatttttcactgccaatatctcggcttggaagacactgctgtgatcggggagcctgaaagaactggcaaggttaaggttttctgagtaaaaacctgcaccaaccccagtattcattttcgaaccatcagtaaagatggcgatagtcgactcatttgagaaaggtacactgttttcccaatcttgtctgtttgggaaactgacattaaaagacttgttgaagtctaagtaaggggtcatgtaatctgtacttacgttgttgccaacgtagttagaaaggatcgtagtgtggccgttttgactagtattccaaatgtttgtttgactgagtcgtagggcgctgtttgctgctaattcttgtacaaatagatctaagggagtgagattaaggattgcttccagccctgcggttggagtggacctcatcacccccgtagtgctaatgcatgctgttctctgtactttggttagggtcttcaagttcgtggatttctccagagcttgccaccagactaagctgccataagtcagaatgggtctgacaatggcggtatacatccacatgattattttaggatttggtccccagtttctgccaagaattcgtatgcatgagtaaagtgcaaacgtggctttcttatatctttcttgaatgtttggaccccagttaagtttcttatccaagatcactccgagatatttcgctttatccgaaatcttaagtggggtgccatcaatttttggcactgcaaaaggaggaattttccttctgtttgtgaaaagtaccatttctgttttaagggggtttactttgagaccgcatctcctggtccagttactgaccttggataatgcgctttctaattgttcgcttacagtggttaggtatttacctgtcgctagaagagctagatcgtctgcgtaggctataaccttgacaccgctgttattcagtttgatgagagtcgcattcatcaccaaaatccaaagaagaggtgataAAATACCGCCTTGCGGAgttcctctagatgcgtacatttttatatgtgacccacctaattcactatttatttgtctgtttttcaacatgcacacgatccattttatgaccgtgtcttctattttaagatcagtgagtgctttttcaattgcactattatgaacattattgaatgctccttctatgtctagaaatgctgcgagggtatattctttaaccacaagtgacttttctattgttctgactgcacagtgtaAGGCTGTTTCtacacttctaccttttgtgtatgcatgctgaaagggtgatatagtctccggtcttaaataactgcggatatgtatatcgattaatCTTTCAAGAGTCttgagtgtaaaagaagttagactaaaaaaaagaaaaatcattttttttattaattgactttttagcaaatttctttacaaattcttgtaggaaattgaacgctctacaaaaaaggccttccacacttttttcgtttacctaaccgtttaatagatatttgaggtgcaaaaaacgagaaaatcttcaaaaattcgcaatcgatttttcggagtacaaaatcaaaaaaaaaaaaaaaatttcgatttttttgacccaccctaaggtACAACCATGAGACTTGTGTGAAATCAAACCTGAAGGCTTTTGATACATCAAAATCGATAATTTAGGAGCAATATTGCGTTAGCAGATTCCACCCTTGATGTGTTGTATAAAGTGGGGTTTTCGATtggtaaaaaataaatgtagtTTTGAATCTTTATAATTTCAAACAAACTGATCACAACACCAGTATCATGAAAAGTTAGCAAACTTTTTAGTTCTTAAACCAATTAAGTGAATATAATGTTAACGACAAACTTTTCCTTACTTACGAATATTTATCTACCGTACATTTCTCATTTGAAAATATTCCTTTGCCATATTAACATAATTCTTATAAatcttccaaattttttttttttttcaattttgtctttTGAATAGTTTTGCAAATTATAGCTTTTAAGCATACTTATTAtagttcacaaaaaaaaaaacgtaacatTAAAGCATTTATATCCATAAAgtactttagaaaaaaatggtGAGAAGCTTCCTCTCTATAGTGTGCAcctcatttttatgttattacaAACCTCTACGATCAGTCGCAAATGTTCAGGGCTCACAGAGactttttcattgtttttataaattatttcaataaaatagcgtccacaacaaaatttgtttgcgtgccaacataaatattttccaaagaaatttaaagttttttcgtcattttaactatttttacaTCTTAAATTAATAACTAAGTTTaagtgtgttaaaaaaaaatttaattttcaacggaaaaaaaaagaaaatcatatggaaaaattagtacttaattaaaattgtttatttatagCTACGAATTAGTATCTGTCAGATACACACATACTAACACTGTGttagaaaaactatattttgcACTATTTCGTCACCGATATTGGCGCTTTTCTGTgtacaaaaatatacaattgtTTTGAATGTGTTTACTTGTTTCGACGTCATCGTCCCGGTCCCAGCCATTCGGCAGATAAATGACTATGCGTGATAGGAATAATTAAAGTTTTGTTAGTTTACGCATCATCATTGTTCCACAAAGTACCTACATCACAGATTTATCGTTTTTTATTGTGTGGGATTGcataatttgaaaaacaatCATAAGAAAAACGAAGACGACGCGAACGGccttaaaaaatgtcaatgtCAGCTCTAGGGGTTAGCACTGGCTTCATGGTCGGTTGCTGTGTTCTAGCACAAATCGCACGCAAAGTAGCTGGTCGTCTTTTGAAAGAAGGACTTGTACCAGTCCTGGTTAATGAAGCTATTGCTGCAGCTGAACTATGTGCCTGTTGTTTTGAATTGATCATAAGTAaccttttaaattgaaattgtttttttgttttttgaaaaagatgattttcttttatattttaatagttgCTGATAATTTTGGAGTTGCAGCCTATGCAGTTTTTCTATTCATCCTTACCGTTTGGTGGGGTAAAGTTTGGGGTGATGCTTCGGCATGCCCCTACACTCATATGGAAGATTTGCTAGAAGGGAAGATTTCTTTGCGAGAAGTAGCACTGCGAACATGGGCCGAATTAATGGGCGGATGCTGTGTGTATAGAATTGTTCAGGTGTTTTGGTGGTTTGAATTTGCCGAAACTCATAAAGGGAGAGCTTTTGAGGAGTGTTCAGCTGATTTGCAggtaagaattttgaaaaattacggTATAATATAAAAGGCCGCATTTTTGCATGTGCACAATTTCGCAATATACAGTTTATTgagggatttttttgtttgataaaataaGGATAAGTATTACTTTGAATTTACTCAACTTGAGGCTCAATGAAATACCATTCAAGCTAGTTGGCGatcaattaaaacatttttccaaTTAGTTCCTCGTGACGATCAGACTGAACTGTTGAATCTAGCCTGcatcaacattttttgaaagtctTAGGTACTCAAATCAGTATTGTCAATTCATTTCTTCACTCAAGTAGGTACTAGGTCATAAAACTGTCAATTAAGGAACAAGTACTAGTTAGGACTTGGTCCTAGCTAACTTCTCAAAATCCGCTAGTATCTGGTTATTTACCAATTATTGGTAGGTACTCAAATCGGcaccaagtgatttcttcacaaaaatacTAGTCCCCGGTACCATCAAATTGGCAGGTACCGAGAATTAGTTAGGACctcaaaatcggtagtctagcggTTAGTTAGTACATGAATAAAAGCAAtagatttctttcttttttagagatatttgacagatttttttaatttcttctgTGTTCTATCACTCAACAAGTGCGTTTTTGTTGACTTTAATTAttgaataattgtttttaatcaaaaacacCTGAAATGAGAAATGCAATGCCGAAAAGGGTcgtttattacatttttttctcaattaactatagtaatttcaacaaattacatTACTGTTTTTCGCTAGCCCATTATGATaagataattttgatttttaagaggttggtaatttgaaaaaatttgtaatttgtttttaccgacttccaaaaaggaggaggtattcaattcgtctgttttttttttttatatgtttgttacctcataacttttgacggagtgaaccaattttgatgattctttttgtattagctggtggctgcagtgtggtcccatttcaatttcgttcagttctggcgaTAGatactatgagaaaaaccataaaaccatggaagtcggttttgtttttttgataaaaatgattattgtcataattttttagcTAACTGAAAAAAGAAACCACCTCACACACcatatttaatatttgttgttacttttgaaaaacaaattggaTAGATTATACTAAGCATGTATATCATAtcgcaaaccaaaaaaattgtatattgtggtttttaaggtgaaataaaacaaatcaacttaagcttcttaagaGGAATGTTATACGGACAACATTCAACCAAAtaagaattctaagtcaaataaataacatttagaGGCGCAGTGCACACACCAGTAGATTTACATACTTTTTCCaacttataaattaaaatggtcactgtggtgtatgcgtactaattttctt encodes:
- the LOC129919830 gene encoding aquaporin-11; translation: MSMSALGVSTGFMVGCCVLAQIARKVAGRLLKEGLVPVLVNEAIAAAELCACCFELIIIADNFGVAAYAVFLFILTVWWGKVWGDASACPYTHMEDLLEGKISLREVALRTWAELMGGCCVYRIVQVFWWFEFAETHKGRAFEECSADLQVHPYVGAVIEGIATLLCRLASKSLTETGPRFSSIIDSFIGTSLVVAAFNFSGGYFNPVLATALKWGCNGHTNLEHIIVYWIGACVGAVLSVPLFRVPIVRQYLIREEITKKEN